In a single window of the Methylococcus sp. Mc7 genome:
- a CDS encoding TetR/AcrR family transcriptional regulator, with the protein MRYPADQKAETHRQIVAAAAAEFRCKGLQGIGIAELMSQLGLTHGGFYAHFKNRDALVMEASVCAATESLDRLLAAATDVPAGKEVEAMLDFYLSPAHRDDVAHGCLLPALASEIARQSESVRNAFTESLQTNLAKIARYMPARDSDGRMAQAMTLISGMAGGVLIARAISDSNLSDVLLNSVRMQLLGLYSAWQA; encoded by the coding sequence ATGCGCTACCCGGCCGACCAGAAAGCTGAGACCCATAGGCAGATCGTGGCTGCCGCCGCTGCTGAGTTCCGCTGCAAAGGGCTGCAAGGGATCGGCATTGCCGAGTTGATGTCGCAACTTGGTTTGACGCACGGCGGCTTCTATGCCCACTTCAAGAATCGGGACGCGCTTGTGATGGAAGCCTCGGTCTGCGCGGCGACCGAGAGTCTCGACCGTTTGCTCGCGGCGGCAACGGATGTGCCGGCCGGCAAAGAGGTCGAAGCAATGCTGGATTTCTATTTGAGTCCGGCCCACCGGGATGATGTGGCCCACGGCTGCCTGCTCCCCGCGCTGGCCTCAGAGATTGCCCGGCAGTCGGAATCCGTGCGGAACGCTTTCACCGAGTCCTTGCAGACGAATCTGGCCAAGATTGCTCGCTACATGCCGGCGAGAGACAGCGACGGCAGGATGGCACAGGCGATGACCCTGATCTCCGGCATGGCGGGGGGAGTTCTCATTGCGCGTGCGATCAGTGATTCGAACCTCAGCGACGTCTTGTTGAACTCGGTCCGCATGCAACTGCTGGGACTGTACAGCGCATGGCAAGCATAG